The following DNA comes from Verrucomicrobiota bacterium.
AATCGAAACCAGACCTTGAATCAGCTAAATCTATTGCAGAAGAATTATACGAAAAAAGAATCAAAAGGGATGATCGCCATTTGGAGTTCTACCAAGAACAGCTACGTTCTCGTGATGAGCAAATCGAGGCTTTGACTAATACCATTAACAATCTATCAAAAGTTTCAAGTGGACCTACTCTTGAACAAGCATTTCTGGAATTAAAAGAAGGAGATACTTTAAAAGCTGAAGAAATTTATACCAAAATAGCTGCTAAGCGAGAGCAAGACGGATCAATTGCTAATAATGAAGCTGCTGAGGCATATAGAAGTATTGGAGATTTAGCTTACCTACACGATACAGATAAAGCTCTTCTATCTTACAAGAAGGCTACGGATCTTAACCCGAAGGACATATATGCTTGGAACCAACTCGGCATGATAGCAATTAGAATTGGTGACTTACATGAAGCAGAAGAAGCCTTTACTAGATATCTTAGTCTAATTAGCCCAAATAAAGACAAGCTCCAAGTCCTCCGTATATATACTAATCTTGGAAATGTTTATAAAGTAAAAGGTAATTATAAGAGAGCCGAAGAACTATTTAACAAAGCTTTGGACTTAAGCAAAAAATTAGACGATAAAAATAAAATCGCCGATTCATATTGCAATTTAGGTGTAGTCTACCATCACCAAAAAAAACATATCAAATCAGAGCAAACATATCAAAAGGCCATAGCAATTCATAGCGAACTAGATGATAAGAAAGGGCTAGCAACAATATTTGCCAATCTAGCAGTCACATATCAACATCAAGGCAATATATCAAAAGCCTTAGAGTATTACAGTAAATCCTTAGAAATCAATAAGCTGCTTGATTGCAAGGAAGAGATGGCCAGTGATTATTGCAATTTAGGAACTATTTATCAACTTACCTTCGATTTTAAAACAGCCGAAAAAATGTATACTAAAGCATTAGATATTCATACCTCCCTTAAACACAAAGAAGGATTGGCACACAGTTATTTTAACCTTGGAACA
Coding sequences within:
- a CDS encoding tetratricopeptide repeat protein translates to MLDQIKEFPKLAKHLKHPLVLGGFIAMLFFALSNQFLGSNKIPTIDQSHGFIVLQTILTYGFYLAVIPIILGFLLAFYKTAKESKPDLESAKSIAEELYEKRIKRDDRHLEFYQEQLRSRDEQIEALTNTINNLSKVSSGPTLEQAFLELKEGDTLKAEEIYTKIAAKREQDGSIANNEAAEAYRSIGDLAYLHDTDKALLSYKKATDLNPKDIYAWNQLGMIAIRIGDLHEAEEAFTRYLSLISPNKDKLQVLRIYTNLGNVYKVKGNYKRAEELFNKALDLSKKLDDKNKIADSYCNLGVVYHHQKKHIKSEQTYQKAIAIHSELDDKKGLATIFANLAVTYQHQGNISKALEYYSKSLEINKLLDCKEEMASDYCNLGTIYQLTFDFKTAEKMYTKALDIHTSLKHKEGLAHSYFNLGTIFQHQQDFQKAEDMLNKALKANLELCHKERSERCYFALGIVYTSQKNLVKAEEMYANSLALNKELKQDDRISYSTGSLGTLYMLQGKFAKAEERFKQALAIEQKLGRIEGIAISRNCLGNVYKKLNNIEGAIEQYKECVKLFKDIAPDKSKALEASIAKLENQITTSSDETSNEHPSNQ